The Mycolicibacterium mageritense genome contains a region encoding:
- the glsA gene encoding glutaminase A, translating to MPGTRLSETPACERLHEYLRAAQSRGRRAARRGTVSRQVPALAGIPATSFAMAVATVDGTEAQIGESTTGFSIQSISKLFALCALLRHDPRAWADVGWGPTDAGYGSVADLERNHWRPRNPFVNSGALVVTDRLLTHTGDAVEATVELLRTGDAVYSDAAVAGSEMAIDHRNSAIAHVLAEHGRLTNGIDRVLPQYFAQCAITASVRTVARAALFLADRSGDHSVLDAETVRRVNAVLLTSGMYGAAGDIAYRIGLPAKSGIGGGVLAVMPGRGTVCVWSPPLDGDGNSAGGVAAIEEFARLAGWSVF from the coding sequence ATGCCCGGAACACGTTTGTCCGAGACCCCGGCGTGCGAGCGGCTGCACGAATATCTGCGGGCCGCGCAGTCCCGGGGTCGCCGCGCCGCGCGGCGCGGCACGGTGAGCCGTCAGGTGCCTGCGCTGGCCGGCATCCCGGCCACCAGCTTCGCGATGGCGGTCGCGACCGTGGACGGCACCGAAGCCCAGATCGGGGAATCGACGACAGGCTTCTCCATCCAGAGCATTTCGAAGCTGTTCGCGCTGTGTGCGTTGCTCCGCCACGATCCGCGAGCCTGGGCGGACGTCGGATGGGGGCCCACCGATGCGGGCTACGGGTCGGTCGCCGACCTGGAACGCAACCACTGGCGCCCGCGCAACCCGTTCGTGAACTCCGGGGCGCTCGTGGTGACCGACCGGTTGCTGACGCACACCGGCGATGCCGTCGAAGCCACCGTCGAGCTGCTGCGGACTGGCGACGCCGTGTACTCCGACGCCGCGGTCGCAGGGTCGGAAATGGCCATCGACCATCGCAATTCGGCCATCGCGCATGTGCTGGCCGAGCACGGCCGGCTCACCAACGGCATCGACCGCGTCCTGCCGCAGTACTTCGCGCAGTGCGCGATCACCGCGTCGGTGCGGACGGTCGCGCGCGCAGCGTTGTTCCTCGCGGACCGCAGCGGCGACCACTCCGTGCTCGATGCGGAGACGGTGCGTCGCGTCAACGCGGTGCTGCTCACGTCGGGGATGTACGGCGCCGCAGGTGACATCGCCTACCGCATCGGGTTGCCCGCCAAGAGCGGGATCGGCGGCGGCGTGCTGGCCGTGATGCCGGGCCGCGGCACGGTGTGCGTGTGGAGCCCGCCGCTCGACGGCGACGGCAACTCGGCAGGCGGCGTCGCGGCCATCGAGGAGTTCGCCCGGCTGGCCGGCTGGTCCGTGTTCTAG